One Candidatus Thioglobus autotrophicus genomic window, ATAGCCACTTATAGTTTCCATAAAGTCCAATATGGCGACCACATATACTGTTATTATATTTAACCTGCTTAAGAGTCAAGTGAAGAGTTTTATAATTGCTCTTCAAATGGTCAGACTTAGCATACAAATTATTAAGCATTCTCATGTCGTAAACATATTTGTATCTATCTTCATCGGTAAACCTTTCTTTAGCCCAAGCAATACGTTCTTCTTTTGAAAAATTATTTTCTGCCCATGCTATTCGCTCTTCTTTATGGTGTTCATTTTTAAATTGCGCCTTATGGTTTTCCAAAACTTTCTTCGCAAGCCATGCATCACGTTGTTTCTTTGTGAAATTCTTTTTAGCCCATGCTTTGCGATGTGACTTAGTAAAGTTCTTCTTAGCCCACGCTCTACGCTCTTCAGGTGTATATTCTTTATACATTATTCACCTTATCCATCTTAAACACAAATCCAACCTTGTGCTCATCATAACCTTCAACGTGTTCACCACAATTGTACAACCAATCAACTTCTGCACCACTTAACCAACACAACGTCTCGTCTCCGCAATATAAGAATGCTTCAGTACGTATGTACGAGTCAGATTCACTCAGAACGAACTTAACCGTGTATTTGCCATTACAAGAGTCATTCATAAAGACAGAGGACTTCATGCACAATGAATTGAGCATGGTTAAATCAAGCATATATTCAACCTTCTCTGCCTTAGTAAAATTATCAGGGCACCTAGTACCGTATTCGTCTTCATCAAACGTTTGATGCATGTGCAACCTCCTTTAGGTTGTTATTAAATTCAACAGATACAGTCAATTTCATATCAGCAAAACGGCGCTTGACACGTTCAAATCATCAGCGCTCATGCCTTCAATATAACGCCCATCATGGATTCTCAACTTAATAACACCAATACAACTGTTGGCGTTATTAGTGCTGTTTCTGACAGGTCGCGTGTTGATTGTTTAACGGGCACCCATGCTTTCGAAGCAGATTGGGCTCAAGGTTTGAAAGTGTACGAATCTATCGGACAAGCACTGTACTATTCTGCTGAAACTGGAAAGCAACCAGGAATACTGTTGTTAATTAAGAAGAAAAACTCTGATAAATACATACGTAAGGTCAGACGAGTCATTGAAACGTTTAATTTGCCAATAAAATTAGTAATTCGAGACGTTCGAAGTGTTAACTAGATTTAATTAACCTTAACAATCTAAAGACGCTGATATTTCCATATCAATAAGGCTGCTTATTGATTCTCATTAAGTTATTGATTTCATAAACAATTAGTTTAACACTGTTACCTTTGACCTTAATCTCTGCCTTTATATCGGCTTTACAGTTGGCACCTGAGAATATAGTGAATTTACAACCTGCTAGTGATTTACGCGCTTGTCTGCCTGCATCCAATAAAACATCAAACGTACCATCTGCTGATTTAAAACTTAAATCAGTTTCAGACATAACGCCAATTCCAATTTCACCTGATGACGTGATTTCTGTACCACTGAATTTATTAACTGCTTGTGTCAATGTTTGTGCGTTGGCAAAGGTTGCTGATAATGCTAGTGCTAAATATAATAATTTTCTTCATGTTATTGCCTCTTGTTAATTCGCTTGTTAGTCCATCGTATTTTATCTGACTTGGATTCAACTTAAGCAAACTTGATAATGTTATTGTTTTCTGTTTTGGAACTTTGTCATTCAGCACTTTAGTGTCTAGTACATAAAATCCCATTGGGATAAGTCTAGTGGGTTTACAGTGCCTTTATCCTTATGTGCAAGTACACAGAACACGTACACGTCTGCTTGTCTTTTTGCCTCTTCACTGCGTTTATTGTTTTCATCCCAAAGAACTGTTGGCTGTATGCCGAATATGATTTTCGATAATTCTGTTGATTCCAACTTTGCAGGTACGCAGATGATTTAATTTCAATCTTGAGTCCTGACTTTGTTATTAAATCATACGCATCCCACTCTTCCCTTGGTTGTTCTAGTACATCTATTGTTGATGCAACGATAAACTCTGCAAGTACGCCCCTAAGCGCATTCCCTAGTAACTCAGAACTAGACCATTGCCAAAATGAAAGTACATTTAGTGGCATTTCATTCCATCGAATACAAATGGCTCTTTGCCTGTTTTCTTTGCTGTTTTAACTGCTTGAAGTGGGTTTATTATGTATGATTTTTCTACTCTATCACTCTCGTCTTTTATGGCAACCTCTTCAGGGTTAATGACAGCATTGTATGGAATGCTTGACCATTCATAGTGAGATTCACCATCAGGTGTTTGCACTACATAAATCTGCTGCCTGATAGCAACATAACTACCGTCCTTTTTATGACCTTCCATAAGATAGTTGTAAAACCAGTAGTTGTGGTCTTTGTACGATAGGCTTTTAATAAAGTCTAGTGTGTATGGAAATTTATTCTTAATATGCCTGTTAGCAAGTTTTTTTATTTCCTTTCTACTAATTGGGCAATTTTTAACTACATCTGAGAATGCTTGATGTGAAGGCATGACGTTACTAACTTTCACTCAGACCTCTCCTAGATAACTCAGACCACATACCATCAAATAAATTTCTTGTCATTTCTTTGCATTCGAGACTACTTGCCTCGCTTTGCATTCTTTGGCTCTGCACATTCAGCATGGTGCAGAATGTTGGATAACTACAATAACTAATAGTAGTTCTTTTTAAGATATCTTTAACCTCGCTCCAATTAATTTGTATTGATTCAGTTTTTGATGCTCTGATTTTTAAGTTATCAATATCGAGTTCAAGCGCCGCTTGAATAGCCTCATATGGATTTGAAAATTTCTCAGACCATAAACTAGAGAACTCCTCCTTGACCCCCATGTACAACAACACCGACTCTTTCTTTATTACTGTGTGTTTTTCTTCTAACCAATGAAGTAGAGCATATTTGTACACCTGCTCAAGTGAGGATTTGGCGCCAATTTTCATCTCAATACTAAAGTTGGTGATTTCAGATGTAAAGAGTAAATCAGGTTGAACTAACTTGCTAAACTTCAATACATCGTATCTTCCTTGCATGTAGAAATTATCTTGTACATCAGTACGAATAATAGAGTCAGTATTGATATTGCACGTTTCATTGAGCAGTGTATTAATAAATTGAGATGGAACTATTCTAAAAAATACATTGAACATGTGATTCAATGAAACTTCCATATTTTGTATATGGTCTAGTACATCTTGTTGATTGTTGTATCTGCTCTTAGGGTTCTTGATTTTCCCTAAGTGCTGTGGCTCCCAATAATAGAACTCTGCAGTATCGTAATATTGTGATGTCCAATCTCTATCTTTCATGTATTGTTTCTACTAAACCTTTTTATAATCTCATCTTCAACATCATCAATAAGTTCATTGGTAAATTGGTCAGAGTGTGATGGAAACGGATTCTTGGGCTTATACAGGGTGTCAATCTCTTTAAAGAAACAACTGCCAATAGACTCAATTACTGTTCTTTTTCCATTTAGTTCAATGAACCATTTTTTGTCAAAGTCTCTGAACTCCATTCTACCGTTGTGCTTGCCAATGATAATTTCCTTTAGTTTTTTATATGGTGCGTTTATTTTATTCATAAGTTATTTCGGTAAATCGTTGTGTGCCAATCGATATTCATACGATTGCTCCTTGGCACATCTGTTAATAATTGTAGTGTCGTCAATAGGTGCCCCCATAGTCCAGTACACCATGCCATCTTCATCAAAATATGTAATATCCATTTTATAAAACTTTCCAACATAACCATTTGCTCTTATATGCTCAACCATTTTTATAAACAAGCCCTTATCAACTTTGTCTCGAACAATGTATTCATGTGGCCACGTCTTGGCATAGGTCTTGGCAAAAATCCAATTGGATTCTTTGATGAAGTTTTTTAGTTGTTGTACAAACTTGTTATCCACGTTTACTGCTATGACAAGGCTTCTTCGTACGCAAGACGAATCAATTCTTTGAATTTATTTAAATCACTTTTTTGCTCTATTTCACAATACACACCACTTAAATCAGCATAAACAATAAAAGACCATTCATGAGTATCTGAGCAAATTTCTTGCATCTCAGTAGGTATTTGGTCGTATTCAAGTGACATAACAATAGCAAGTTTTCCACTTCTTGGTATTACTTGAAGAAATGGTTCCAATGTATAGAATGTGAGATTCTTTTTGCCAATAATTAATGATGAGTCGGATGCTATGCTGTCAATATATGATTTTAATTGACTGAAGAGTTCAGTAGTATTTTCCTTAAATCCATCAACATCAGAGGTTGTTTTTCCATGACTTAGATGTTTGCGCTCATCTAGAGCATATTCTGATATTAATTTTGAGGAAATTTTCAATAAAGGCCATAATTGAATAGATTGATTTGCCAGTCTTTCCGCTCTAGCAATCATTTCATTTTCTGTCCAAACTTCACTTTCTCGCATATCCCGATTAAGTCTAAGTGGACTCACATCAAACCCGCCATTAATGGTTTTTTTGGTTTGATAGTCTTTATCACTGTATTCAGAGTTATAACCTGTGAGCGTTAAGTTGCCAAGTCTGTGTAGCCATGTTTGATGCACTAATTGCCAATCATCTCCAAGCATATCTTTCCACTCTTTACGCAAGTTCTCATTTTGAGGCATGATGTGCTCAATACTGAACTTAGTAGTATCAATCTTTTCTTTACTATCATTCTCAATTCGCTCTAATATGAGTCGACAGTTTGCCGACTCATATAAATCGTTATTCTTTAACGATTCAATAAATTCAACATCATTAGGGAATCTGCTATTTTTGCTGAAGCGTGCAATTGCAACAGATAGACTCTCTAATGGCTTTTCTTCGGTTATCTTTTGAGCAAGAGATGCAAATAGATTGCCATACGAGCGTGTCTGCATTCCACAAACCGACCTTCTTAGGATGTAACTCTCTAACAATCTGACAGATTTAATGAAGTCATTTTTTGATAATTTGTCTGTTTCGTGTAATTGATACAGTCGAATAATGACAGGTGTTGCAACGTCAATTAATCGTTTTAAGTCACTAAAGGCATTTTTAAGTTCATTGTCACTTTCTTGCAATAATGAATAGTTAGTATAGAAACGCACCTGATTATGAATATTGTTGAGTATTTCATCAATTGGTTTATCATTTATTTGCTCTGAAAACCATTGCTTGAACAGAACATAGACATCAACTGCCCTAACAAGAATATTGGATTTGGTCGCAAGTGTTAAGAAGTCTTGTGCAAAACGGTCAAATTTCTTCTCATAAAACCCACCGAACAGTTGTTCCATAGGGAACCATGTATTTTCATATAGTTCTGTTTGAATATCTTGTGGCTGGTTCATGAGTACGTAATTACGAATCAAGTCAGCCTGACTAAGGTCAACGCCAGTAGAGTTTAAACTTTCAAATATTGCTTGCGGGTCATCTTGGTTGATTTGCAAAAGAACCTCAACAACCTTAAGTGTTTGCAGTCCTTGATATGCAGTCTCAATGGATTCCTTATCAATAAATTGGTCACAGAAGTAATCAAAATTACGTTTCATATTATCTGAAACATCTTCTGAATCATATTTTTTATCAACCAATGCACGAAGGGATGATTTATCACGTTTGGTCAACAAAAGTTTGTAGTGCATATCTCCATCGCCAAATCTATTGGTGAGAAAATATTCTTCAATTGCATCCAATGATGTTGCAGAAACACTTTCCATTCCCAACTCACTTGCACATTTTAATAAAGCAATTATTAATAATGTAATCGTGGTTAGTCGTTGCTGACCGTCAATAACCTGCCATTTAGGAATGCTTGCTGTTGTTTCTAAATTGGAAATCAATACAACTGAACCAATAAAATGACCAGCCTGTCTTGGACTTATAATGTCCTTATATAGCAGCGCACAATGAATTTCTTTCCAGTTGTAAGTACGCTGAAAGATTGGTATTAAAAACTGCTTTGGACCTTGTATTATTTCAACTAAAGACTTGTCACTTGCTTGCATAAGGACTCCGAATAATATTAATAATGTGACTCATATTAACTTGTATAAATTAGGTAATTAATTATGCGCTAAATGGAATTCAGAATGCAACAAATCCAAGTCTGTTGGGTTTATCTGGTTTGTACCCTTGGATTAATAATTTCTCAACTAGTGGCACATCCCCCTTTCTTGCGGCATCATTAACTGTAACATCACTCTCAAATGCTACTGTATTAAATGGGATAAACAACAAAAGTGTTGGTACAAGTAAATTAATAGTTTTTTTGTACATAGTTCCTATATGTTGAAGTGATAAAATTAATATACCATTAAGATATCTAAGTTACTAATTTATGCCATTAAAAAAATACCTAACTAAGCAATGAAGTCAATAATAATATCGCTATATTTACTGCTATCTAGTTATGCAAACACTTCATTTGCAGATTTTACTAGTGCTGTAAGTAATTATAATAAAGGCAACTATAACACAGCATTTAAAGAATTTAAACATCTTGCAGAACAAGGGAATATTGGCGCTCAAACTAATTTGGGCATGATGTATGAACATGGTACAGGTACACCTAAAGATTATAAACAGGCGGCTTACTGGTATCGCATGTCTGCAAAACAAGGAGGTGCCGCTGCTCAAGATAGCCTAGGCGTAATGTATGCTAATGGTCAAGGTGTGCCTAAAAATGATAAGCAAGCAGTTGAATGGTTTAAAAAGTCTGCTGAACAAGGGTTTGCCAATGCTCAGCATCATTTAGGTGTTATGTATGAAAGTGGCGGAGGCGGCTTACTTAAAGACGAAAAACAAGCGTCTGAATGGTACCGTAAGGCAAAAGAACAAGGTTATGTTAGCACTAAATATGATGATGCTTCAATTGCATATGAAGGCGCTAAAAAAGGTATGGCGGCAGCGGGTTGGGCTGTATTTGCTTTATTGGCACTATTACTATATAAGATTATCAACGTATTATTAATTCGATATAAGAAAAGAAAGGATGCTGCAAAAAAAATTACACAATAAAAGGAAACCCGTATGGCCATGGCTAGTTTTGTCTTTGATAGTATGTATTTGGTATTCATATAAAGTTACTGAAGGTGATGCTTCTTATGCCTTTATTTTAGGAGGGGTTTCATTCTTAATTGGAATTCCTTTATTTATAGTTATAGTTATAGATATTCTTTCAAGAATTTTCTCTAAAAAACCCTTAACAAGAGAGGTTTTTCTTGTGATTTTTATACCAATATTCGTTTATGTGTTGAATATGAGTTGGCAAGGCACACCAATGTACTGGAAGCAAAAGGCTGAGAATGGTAATAATATCGCTCCATTCATTCTTGGCGTTATGTATGACAAAGGCAAAGGAAGCACCCCTAAGGATAATCAACAGGCAGTTTATTGGTATAAAAAATCTATTGCACAAGGAGACGATATCATTGCTAATAATGCACAGCGTAATTTAGACCTTATGTATAAAAGATATCCAGGGTTAAAAGAGAAATATCAACCATACGTGTATAGCCCTGATAACTGTTTATTTGAAGTTACATTCCCAGAAAAGCCAGTAATAAATAAAGTTAGTAATGCCGTTACTGAATATGAGCAGGCTGAACTAGTAACAGAAGATTCTTTTTTTAGAACGGAATGCATTGGTTTGACGCTAGAAAACCCTATTACAGAAATAAGAGCCTCTCTTGAGGCTCTAGGAAGTGCTGATGGATTAAAAAATGTTTCTATTATTAATGACTTAAAAGACGCTCGTTACATATCTTCAAAAATGAGAGGGTATAAAAATATAGCAGAAACACCTACAACATTTAATGTTTATGCTTATTATAAAAAGAAATCATTATTATTTCTTACGGTTGCAAGTAAAAGTGTAAATTATCCTACTAATTCTATGCGTAATTTCTTATCTAGCGTAAAAGTTAAAGAATTATTTGTACTTGAACAAGATATTTATAACAATATCAAGAAAAACCTTACAACGGCAGGCATTGATAAAAATGTTTTGGACAAAATGTTGCAATCGTTTAATAGTTACGAAAAATATATACAACCTGCAAAGGAAGGGGATACTGATGCTCAATATTATTTGGGCCGTATGTATCATAAAGGCAAGGATGTTATTAAAAATGATGAAATGGCGTTTTTATGGTTTGAGAGGGCAGCAGAACAGGGGCACGCTCCTTCCCAATTCAATTTAGGGCTTATGTACGATAAAGGCGAGTCAACACCTGTGAACTATAAACAGGCTTATTATTGGTATAAAAAAGCAGCAGAACAAGGCAATCCTAATGCACAACATAACTTAGGCTCTAAGTATATTTTCGGCCTTGGTGTTGAAAAGGATTACAAAAAAGCCAAATTTTGGTATGAGAAAGCACGTGATAATTCCGATAAATATGTTACAA contains:
- a CDS encoding DUF262 domain-containing protein, whose product is MQASDKSLVEIIQGPKQFLIPIFQRTYNWKEIHCALLYKDIISPRQAGHFIGSVVLISNLETTASIPKWQVIDGQQRLTTITLLIIALLKCASELGMESVSATSLDAIEEYFLTNRFGDGDMHYKLLLTKRDKSSLRALVDKKYDSEDVSDNMKRNFDYFCDQFIDKESIETAYQGLQTLKVVEVLLQINQDDPQAIFESLNSTGVDLSQADLIRNYVLMNQPQDIQTELYENTWFPMEQLFGGFYEKKFDRFAQDFLTLATKSNILVRAVDVYVLFKQWFSEQINDKPIDEILNNIHNQVRFYTNYSLLQESDNELKNAFSDLKRLIDVATPVIIRLYQLHETDKLSKNDFIKSVRLLESYILRRSVCGMQTRSYGNLFASLAQKITEEKPLESLSVAIARFSKNSRFPNDVEFIESLKNNDLYESANCRLILERIENDSKEKIDTTKFSIEHIMPQNENLRKEWKDMLGDDWQLVHQTWLHRLGNLTLTGYNSEYSDKDYQTKKTINGGFDVSPLRLNRDMRESEVWTENEMIARAERLANQSIQLWPLLKISSKLISEYALDERKHLSHGKTTSDVDGFKENTTELFSQLKSYIDSIASDSSLIIGKKNLTFYTLEPFLQVIPRSGKLAIVMSLEYDQIPTEMQEICSDTHEWSFIVYADLSGVYCEIEQKSDLNKFKELIRLAYEEALS
- a CDS encoding tetratricopeptide repeat protein, yielding MKSIIISLYLLLSSYANTSFADFTSAVSNYNKGNYNTAFKEFKHLAEQGNIGAQTNLGMMYEHGTGTPKDYKQAAYWYRMSAKQGGAAAQDSLGVMYANGQGVPKNDKQAVEWFKKSAEQGFANAQHHLGVMYESGGGGLLKDEKQASEWYRKAKEQGYVSTKYDDASIAYEGAKKGMAAAGWAVFALLALLLYKIINVLLIRYKKRKDAAKKITQ
- a CDS encoding tetratricopeptide repeat protein; the encoded protein is MLQKKLHNKRKPVWPWLVLSLIVCIWYSYKVTEGDASYAFILGGVSFLIGIPLFIVIVIDILSRIFSKKPLTREVFLVIFIPIFVYVLNMSWQGTPMYWKQKAENGNNIAPFILGVMYDKGKGSTPKDNQQAVYWYKKSIAQGDDIIANNAQRNLDLMYKRYPGLKEKYQPYVYSPDNCLFEVTFPEKPVINKVSNAVTEYEQAELVTEDSFFRTECIGLTLENPITEIRASLEALGSADGLKNVSIINDLKDARYISSKMRGYKNIAETPTTFNVYAYYKKKSLLFLTVASKSVNYPTNSMRNFLSSVKVKELFVLEQDIYNNIKKNLTTAGIDKNVLDKMLQSFNSYEKYIQPAKEGDTDAQYYLGRMYHKGKDVIKNDEMAFLWFERAAEQGHAPSQFNLGLMYDKGESTPVNYKQAYYWYKKAAEQGNPNAQHNLGSKYIFGLGVEKDYKKAKFWYEKARDNSDKYVTKKAIENIEKYKLSEY